The Planococcus versutus genome contains a region encoding:
- a CDS encoding cytochrome (ubi)quinol oxidase subunit III, with amino-acid sequence MDINQKYTPQSWPEHPETATMEGKNKFLGFWLLLAAETVTFASLFATYLALKDKGPSGMEFSAAGLFELPLVFAMTMILLTSSLTSVYAMYHMKNHNFKAMQAWLGITVLLGLTFLGLEIYEFNHYVHLGFGYTNSAFSSAFYTLVGTHGAHVLFGLSWFIALMVRNSKRGLNMYNAPKFYLASLYWHFIDVVWVFIFTVVYLMGVIG; translated from the coding sequence ATGGACATTAATCAAAAGTATACTCCTCAATCTTGGCCCGAACATCCTGAGACGGCTACGATGGAAGGGAAGAATAAGTTTCTTGGTTTCTGGTTGCTTCTTGCTGCAGAAACAGTAACATTTGCTTCTCTTTTTGCAACATATCTTGCTTTAAAAGATAAAGGACCGAGCGGCATGGAGTTTTCTGCCGCTGGACTTTTTGAACTGCCACTTGTTTTTGCCATGACTATGATTCTTTTGACGTCATCCTTAACAAGTGTTTACGCAATGTATCACATGAAAAACCATAATTTTAAAGCGATGCAAGCTTGGCTTGGTATTACCGTTTTACTTGGTCTGACTTTCCTTGGCTTAGAAATTTATGAGTTTAATCATTATGTGCATTTAGGCTTTGGTTATACTAATAGTGCATTTAGTTCGGCGTTTTATACGCTAGTCGGAACACATGGTGCTCACGTACTGTTTGGTCTTAGCTGGTTTATTGCGTTGATGGTCCGTAACTCAAAACGTGGATTGAATATGTACAATGCACCGAAATTCTATCTAGCTTCGTTATACTGGCATTTTATTGACGTAGTATGGGTATTCATCTTTACTGTCGTCTATTTGATGGGAGTGATCGGATAA
- a CDS encoding cytochrome c oxidase subunit I: MSSTAQKKGFGATIWDFMTTVDHKKIAILYLISGGFFFLVGGVEAMLIRIQLAKAGNDFLSAGTYNEVITMHGTTMIFLAAMPILLAFMNAVMPLQIGARDVAFPFLNSLGFWLFFFGGIFLNLSWFMGGAPDAGWTNYASLALASESHGIDFYALGLTISGFGTLIAGINFLVTIINMRAPGMTYMRMPMFTWTTFVASALILLAFPPLTVGLFTMVFDRMFGANFFAVEMGGNTIIWEHLFWIFGHPEVYILILPAFGIFSEIFAIFSRKRLFGYTALVFATILIGFYGFMVWAHHMFTVGLGPTANAVFALATMIIAVPTGIKIFNWLLTIWGGSISFTVPMIYAIAFIPSFVAGGVTGVMQAIAPLDYQLHDSYFIVAHFHYVIVGGTVLGILAGTHLYWPKMFGTMLSEKLGKWTFWFFFIGFHLTFFIQHFLGLMGMPRRVYTFGADQGWDLFNAISSAGAALMAIGVIILLVNVVLTTVKNERVGNDPWGDGRTLEWAIPSPPPFYNFAQTPLVRGLDTYWIEKMDGNEKGMIYAEPLDDIHMPNSSIIPFVMSFGMFVASFGALYFLDDKVWALPVLIIGLVILFGSMLLRSLKDDLGFYVTKAELLRDAKGGNTNGH; the protein is encoded by the coding sequence GTGAGTTCTACTGCTCAAAAAAAGGGCTTCGGCGCTACGATATGGGACTTTATGACAACGGTTGACCATAAAAAAATTGCGATTCTTTATTTGATCTCAGGTGGTTTCTTCTTCCTTGTCGGTGGCGTTGAAGCAATGTTGATCCGTATTCAATTGGCTAAAGCAGGGAATGATTTCCTGAGTGCCGGAACATACAACGAAGTTATAACAATGCACGGTACGACCATGATTTTCTTGGCAGCCATGCCAATTTTACTGGCTTTCATGAATGCTGTTATGCCTTTGCAAATTGGCGCGCGTGATGTTGCCTTTCCATTCTTAAATTCACTCGGCTTCTGGTTATTCTTCTTTGGTGGAATTTTCTTGAACCTTTCTTGGTTCATGGGAGGTGCACCAGACGCAGGTTGGACGAACTATGCTTCGCTCGCACTTGCATCAGAAAGTCACGGAATTGATTTTTATGCATTAGGATTGACCATATCTGGTTTTGGTACGCTAATCGCAGGGATTAACTTCCTTGTTACCATCATCAATATGCGTGCTCCAGGTATGACTTATATGAGAATGCCGATGTTTACATGGACAACTTTTGTTGCTTCCGCTTTAATCTTATTGGCATTCCCACCACTTACAGTCGGCCTTTTCACCATGGTCTTTGACCGCATGTTCGGTGCAAATTTCTTTGCAGTTGAAATGGGAGGAAATACGATTATCTGGGAACATTTATTCTGGATCTTCGGTCACCCTGAAGTTTACATTTTGATTTTGCCGGCTTTCGGTATTTTCTCTGAAATCTTTGCAATTTTCTCTCGTAAACGTCTATTCGGATATACGGCACTTGTTTTCGCAACAATCTTGATTGGTTTTTACGGATTCATGGTTTGGGCTCACCATATGTTCACAGTCGGTTTAGGACCAACAGCAAACGCTGTGTTTGCTTTAGCGACGATGATCATTGCAGTCCCAACAGGAATCAAGATCTTTAACTGGTTACTGACGATTTGGGGAGGCAGTATCTCCTTCACAGTTCCAATGATTTACGCTATCGCGTTTATTCCGTCATTCGTAGCAGGTGGAGTAACGGGTGTTATGCAAGCAATCGCGCCTTTGGATTACCAATTGCATGATTCTTACTTTATCGTAGCTCACTTCCATTACGTTATTGTGGGGGGTACTGTATTAGGAATCTTAGCAGGTACGCATTTGTACTGGCCAAAAATGTTTGGAACAATGCTAAGTGAAAAATTAGGGAAATGGACATTCTGGTTTTTCTTTATCGGATTCCATTTAACATTCTTTATCCAGCATTTCTTAGGCTTGATGGGTATGCCACGTCGTGTTTACACGTTTGGAGCAGATCAAGGTTGGGATCTATTTAACGCCATCAGTTCGGCTGGTGCTGCATTAATGGCAATAGGTGTTATCATTTTACTTGTTAACGTTGTATTAACTACAGTGAAAAATGAGCGTGTTGGCAATGATCCATGGGGCGATGGTCGTACATTGGAATGGGCAATTCCATCTCCACCGCCGTTCTATAACTTTGCACAAACTCCATTAGTTCGTGGTCTTGATACGTACTGGATTGAAAAAATGGATGGCAATGAAAAAGGTATGATTTATGCTGAACCTCTTGACGATATCCATATGCCAAACAGTTCAATCATTCCATTCGTTATGTCTTTTGGTATGTTTGTTGCTTCATTCGGAGCTCTTTACTTCCTAGACGATAAAGTTTGGGCACTTCCCGTATTAATTATTGGATTGGTCATTCTGTTTGGTTCAATGTTACTTCGTTCATTGAAAGATGATTTAGGTTTCTATGTTACAAAAGCAGAATTACTGAGAGATGCGAAAGGAGGCAACACCAATGGACATTAA
- the coxB gene encoding cytochrome c oxidase subunit II, translating into MMKGIKKCRLFALMTILLVFLAGCGREEISTLIPAGKVAQDQFNLLILSSVVMAFVIIVVSIIFVLAIVKFRRSKVGEDMIPEQVEGSARLEFIWTAIPIVLLLILAVPTVYSTFDLADVSTMDVEAKDGNSSNLTVNVTGKLYWWEFEYPEQGIVTAQELVVPTDERVYFNLISADIKHSFWIPSIGGKLDVNPENVNTFYLEFDRESAELDDGVFYGKCAELCGPSHALMDFKVKSVDREEFDQWVTAMQAEEPAAVEGDLAQQGEELFGADGLACIQCHAVSGAGGTGGIGPNLATFGDRNRVAGYLEHNEENLKKWIQDPQEYKPGNLMPEASSLNNGKDLSDQELDALAAYLMGLSVEE; encoded by the coding sequence ATGATGAAAGGTATAAAAAAATGTCGACTTTTTGCACTAATGACGATCTTGCTAGTTTTTCTGGCAGGATGTGGCCGTGAAGAGATCTCAACGTTAATACCAGCGGGTAAAGTTGCACAAGATCAATTTAATTTATTGATCCTATCGTCAGTCGTAATGGCGTTTGTCATCATTGTTGTTTCGATTATTTTCGTTCTAGCAATCGTGAAATTCCGTCGCTCTAAAGTAGGGGAAGATATGATTCCTGAGCAAGTTGAAGGAAGTGCTAGATTAGAATTTATTTGGACAGCTATTCCAATCGTTCTTCTTTTAATTCTTGCAGTTCCAACAGTTTATTCTACTTTTGATTTAGCAGATGTATCTACAATGGATGTTGAAGCTAAAGATGGAAATTCATCTAACTTAACAGTTAACGTAACGGGTAAACTTTATTGGTGGGAATTTGAATATCCAGAACAAGGAATTGTGACTGCTCAAGAGTTGGTTGTACCAACTGATGAACGCGTTTACTTTAACTTGATTTCAGCGGATATTAAACACTCTTTCTGGATTCCATCTATTGGTGGTAAACTAGACGTAAACCCTGAAAACGTCAATACCTTCTATTTAGAGTTTGACCGTGAATCAGCAGAACTTGATGATGGTGTATTTTATGGGAAATGTGCTGAACTTTGCGGACCTTCTCACGCATTGATGGATTTCAAAGTGAAATCTGTGGATCGTGAAGAGTTTGACCAATGGGTAACAGCAATGCAAGCAGAAGAACCAGCTGCTGTTGAAGGAGATCTTGCTCAACAAGGCGAAGAATTGTTTGGAGCAGATGGACTTGCTTGTATCCAATGTCACGCTGTTTCTGGTGCTGGTGGTACTGGTGGAATTGGTCCGAACTTAGCAACATTTGGCGATCGTAACCGTGTTGCTGGTTATTTGGAACACAATGAAGAAAATCTTAAAAAATGGATACAAGATCCGCAAGAATACAAACCTGGTAACTTAATGCCAGAAGCATCTTCATTGAATAACGGCAAAGATTTATCAGATCAAGAACTTGATGCATTGGCTGCTTATTTAATGGGCTTATCAGTTGAAGAATAG
- the cyoE gene encoding heme o synthase, which produces MSNGRSISADSHEAPEATTFLKDFLALIKIGIVNSNLITVFTGLWLAFQFSDRHFLNELDILAYTIVGSALIIAGSAAMNNYIDTDIDPLMESKKGRPTVTGRFKPSAVLALAVSFIVIGELFLFSASVSAGMFGIAGVLAYVVLYSMWSKRRFVSNTIVGSISGAIPPLIGWAAVEPALGTGAWALFLIMFIWQPPHFYALAMKRTEEYRAANIPMLPVVKGFHRTKKSMLAWIIMLFPLPFLLMELGVGFLVLATLLNIGWLILAIRGFKVTDDLKWAKTMFIYSLNYMTILFVSMIIFAVFI; this is translated from the coding sequence ATGTCAAACGGCCGGTCAATATCTGCAGATTCTCACGAAGCGCCAGAAGCGACCACATTTCTGAAAGACTTTTTGGCACTTATAAAGATTGGAATTGTCAATTCTAATTTAATCACAGTCTTTACAGGCTTGTGGCTTGCATTTCAGTTTTCCGATAGACACTTTTTAAACGAACTGGATATCCTTGCTTATACCATTGTTGGTTCAGCACTTATCATTGCGGGTTCTGCAGCTATGAACAACTACATCGATACAGATATAGACCCATTGATGGAAAGTAAGAAAGGACGTCCAACAGTAACCGGAAGATTCAAGCCGTCCGCTGTATTGGCACTTGCTGTTTCTTTCATCGTTATAGGCGAATTATTTCTGTTTTCCGCTTCTGTATCCGCTGGTATGTTTGGAATCGCTGGAGTTTTAGCTTATGTGGTGTTGTATTCCATGTGGTCTAAAAGACGTTTTGTCAGCAACACGATTGTGGGGAGCATCTCTGGTGCAATTCCACCACTAATTGGATGGGCAGCTGTAGAGCCAGCACTCGGTACGGGTGCTTGGGCATTATTTCTAATTATGTTCATTTGGCAGCCACCACATTTTTATGCGTTGGCTATGAAACGGACAGAAGAGTATCGGGCAGCGAATATTCCTATGTTACCGGTAGTAAAAGGATTTCACAGAACAAAAAAATCAATGCTTGCATGGATCATTATGCTTTTCCCTCTACCATTCTTATTAATGGAGCTTGGGGTAGGATTCCTTGTGTTAGCGACACTTTTAAACATCGGTTGGTTAATACTAGCCATTCGTGGGTTTAAAGTGACTGATGACTTGAAATGGGCAAAAACGATGTTTATTTATTCGTTGAACTATATGACTATTCTATTTGTTTCAATGATCATTTTTGCAGTCTTCATCTAA
- a CDS encoding COX15/CtaA family protein, with amino-acid sequence MQQNKYIKWFAVAATIGMLLILLGGALVTKTDSGLGCGRNWPDCNGKLIPDNITTEVLIEFSHRLVTGVVGILIVVLAVWAWRKFGHVRETKFLAVMAVFFLLLQALIGAAQVLWGQGDFILALHFGISLLSFASILLLTLLIFEVDRKFDADRLQIGKKLRFHTIGVTLYSYLVVYTGALVRHTDSSLVCSDWPLCRNDTFALPSNMYEWVQMGHRAAAGLIVIWLGYIAWHAIKQYKDQRVIYWGWSIAFIIVLLQATTGMLVVLTKLNLVVALLHSLLISMLFGLLCYMVLLVSRSRIKKSS; translated from the coding sequence TTGCAGCAAAATAAATATATTAAATGGTTTGCCGTTGCAGCCACTATAGGTATGTTACTCATTCTTTTAGGCGGCGCACTTGTCACGAAAACCGATAGTGGTTTAGGATGCGGTCGAAACTGGCCGGATTGTAATGGAAAGTTAATCCCTGATAACATTACAACTGAAGTTTTGATTGAGTTTTCTCATCGCCTCGTCACAGGTGTTGTCGGCATACTGATTGTCGTTTTGGCTGTTTGGGCTTGGAGAAAATTTGGACACGTTCGTGAAACAAAATTTTTAGCAGTTATGGCTGTTTTCTTTTTACTTTTACAAGCATTAATTGGTGCCGCACAAGTACTATGGGGACAAGGTGACTTTATATTAGCTCTTCATTTTGGCATCTCCTTACTATCATTTGCTTCTATCTTATTATTAACTTTATTAATTTTTGAAGTCGATCGAAAATTTGATGCAGATCGCTTACAAATTGGTAAGAAATTACGCTTCCATACGATTGGTGTAACGCTTTATTCTTACCTGGTTGTATATACTGGGGCGTTGGTACGTCATACAGATTCGAGTTTAGTTTGTTCAGACTGGCCTCTGTGTCGAAACGATACTTTTGCATTGCCAAGCAATATGTATGAATGGGTACAGATGGGGCATCGTGCCGCTGCCGGCTTGATTGTCATTTGGTTAGGCTATATCGCTTGGCATGCTATCAAGCAGTATAAAGATCAGCGCGTCATTTACTGGGGATGGAGCATTGCTTTCATCATCGTTTTACTTCAAGCAACGACCGGTATGCTTGTTGTGCTAACAAAACTAAACTTAGTTGTCGCATTGCTTCACTCTTTATTAATTTCTATGCTGTTTGGTTTACTGTGCTACATGGTGCTGCTTGTTTCACGCAGCCGAATCAAAAAATCTTCATAA
- the pyc gene encoding pyruvate carboxylase, translating into MREIDKILVANRGEIAIRVFRACTELKIQTVAIYSQEDSGSFHRYKADESYLVGKGKKPIDAYLDIEDIIRIAKDSDVDAIHPGYGFLSENVHFARRCEEEGIVFIGPTSRHLDMFGDKVKARSQAIAAGIPVIPGTDGPVESVEEVEEFSKTAGFPLMIKASLGGGGRGMRIVRSHEELASSYERAKSEAKAAFGSDEMYVEKFVEKPKHIEVQILGDSEGNIVHLYERDCSIQRRHQKVVEIAPSNSISNKLRNDICDAAVKLMKNIDYINAGTVEFLVANDEFYFIEVNPRIQVEHTITEMITGIDIVHAQIHIARGHMIHSEEVGIPKQSDIPLFGFAIQSRVTTEDPLNDFMPDAGKLMVYRSGGGFGVRLDAGNGFQGAVISPYYDSLLVKVSTWALTFKEAAAKMDRNLQEFRIRGIKTNIPFLENVVKHKDFITGDFDTSFIDTTPELFIFPVRQDRGTKLLSYIGNVTVNGFPGIEKKKKPIHTAPRKPEIDLLSPAPNGTKQIFDLQGAEGLTKWIHEQKDVLITDTTFRDAHQSLLATRVRSHDLFEIAKETARLQSDLFSLEMWGGATFDVSYRFLKEDPWERLIKLRKDIPNILFQMLFRGANAVGYKNYPDNVIREFVRKSGDAGIDVFRIFDSLNWIKGMEVAIDEVRQSGKIAEAAICYTGDILDPSRDKYTVQYYKDMAKELEAAGAHILAIKDMAGLLKPEAAYRLVSELKDTVSLPIHLHTHDTSGNGIYMYSKAIEAGVDIVDTALGSMAGLTSQPSASSLHYAMSGGKREIRSDVKNLEKMSHYWEDVRKYYVDFESGMNSPHSEIYVHEMPGGQYSNLQQQAKAVGLGLRWEEVKAMYSRVNLLFGDVVKVTPSSKVVGDMALFMVQNELDEKTVITRGKTIDFPESVIEFFEGYIGQPHGGFPEELQKVILKEREPITVRPGELLEPADFDAIKRTLYDKLERPVTSHEVLAYALYPKVFDEYTATNIQFGNVSVLDTLTFLYGMRLGEEIEVEIEKGKTLMVKMVSIGEPQKDGTRIIYFELNGQPREVSIQDMMVETDNTAKPKADPTNENHIAATMPGTVLKVLAETGAKVKRGDHLLVTEAMKMETTVQAPFAGTIQAIHVVANDGISTGDLLIEMERK; encoded by the coding sequence GTGAGAGAAATCGACAAAATCTTAGTGGCTAACCGCGGTGAAATCGCAATTCGGGTTTTCCGCGCTTGTACAGAACTGAAAATTCAAACAGTGGCAATCTATTCTCAAGAAGACAGTGGCTCGTTTCATCGCTATAAAGCGGATGAATCCTATTTAGTCGGTAAAGGAAAAAAACCAATTGATGCTTATTTGGATATTGAAGACATTATCCGTATAGCTAAAGATTCGGATGTAGATGCGATACATCCAGGATACGGCTTTTTATCCGAAAACGTTCATTTTGCAAGACGTTGTGAAGAAGAAGGCATTGTTTTTATTGGTCCAACTTCACGACATTTGGATATGTTCGGTGACAAAGTAAAAGCACGTTCACAAGCAATTGCTGCGGGTATTCCTGTTATTCCAGGTACAGACGGCCCTGTCGAATCAGTGGAAGAAGTTGAAGAATTCAGTAAAACAGCAGGGTTTCCATTAATGATTAAAGCATCTCTAGGCGGCGGTGGCCGCGGCATGCGAATTGTCAGATCTCATGAAGAACTAGCATCCTCTTACGAACGTGCAAAATCCGAAGCGAAAGCAGCGTTTGGTTCAGATGAAATGTACGTTGAAAAATTCGTTGAAAAACCGAAACATATTGAAGTTCAAATATTAGGTGATTCGGAAGGCAATATTGTTCATTTGTATGAGAGAGATTGCTCTATTCAACGCCGTCATCAAAAAGTTGTAGAAATTGCACCTTCGAATTCAATTAGTAACAAACTGCGCAATGATATTTGCGATGCTGCAGTCAAATTAATGAAAAATATTGACTACATAAATGCCGGTACAGTCGAATTCCTTGTAGCGAATGATGAATTTTACTTTATCGAAGTAAATCCACGTATTCAAGTTGAACATACAATTACAGAAATGATTACAGGGATCGACATTGTTCACGCGCAAATTCATATTGCCAGAGGGCATATGATTCACAGCGAAGAAGTAGGAATCCCAAAACAAAGTGACATTCCATTATTCGGTTTTGCCATTCAATCACGTGTAACGACAGAAGACCCATTAAATGATTTCATGCCAGATGCCGGGAAATTGATGGTTTACCGCTCAGGTGGCGGATTTGGCGTAAGGCTCGATGCTGGTAATGGATTTCAAGGGGCTGTGATTTCTCCTTATTACGATTCTCTTTTAGTTAAAGTATCAACTTGGGCATTAACATTTAAAGAGGCAGCTGCTAAAATGGATCGCAATCTTCAGGAATTCCGTATTCGAGGAATCAAAACTAATATTCCTTTTCTCGAAAATGTTGTAAAACATAAAGACTTTATTACAGGCGATTTTGATACGAGCTTTATTGATACGACTCCAGAGTTGTTTATCTTCCCAGTCCGACAAGACCGCGGTACTAAATTATTAAGTTATATCGGGAACGTGACAGTTAACGGCTTCCCCGGTATCGAGAAGAAAAAGAAACCAATTCACACGGCTCCAAGAAAACCGGAAATCGATCTCTTGTCTCCAGCGCCAAATGGCACAAAGCAAATTTTTGATTTGCAAGGAGCGGAAGGACTAACGAAATGGATTCATGAACAAAAAGATGTGTTAATTACAGATACGACGTTCCGTGACGCTCACCAATCTCTATTAGCTACACGCGTTCGCTCGCATGATTTGTTTGAAATTGCGAAAGAAACTGCTCGTTTGCAGAGTGATCTATTTTCTTTGGAAATGTGGGGAGGCGCCACGTTCGATGTCTCTTACAGATTCTTAAAAGAAGACCCATGGGAACGTCTAATCAAGCTACGGAAAGACATCCCAAATATCTTGTTCCAAATGCTATTCCGTGGAGCAAATGCGGTTGGCTATAAAAATTATCCAGATAACGTCATCCGTGAGTTTGTTCGCAAATCAGGGGATGCCGGAATCGATGTGTTCCGTATTTTCGATAGCTTAAATTGGATTAAAGGAATGGAAGTAGCAATAGACGAAGTCCGTCAGTCTGGCAAAATCGCTGAAGCTGCAATTTGTTACACTGGAGATATCCTGGATCCGAGTCGAGACAAATATACGGTTCAATATTATAAAGATATGGCTAAAGAATTAGAAGCAGCCGGTGCACATATTCTCGCAATTAAAGATATGGCGGGACTGTTAAAGCCAGAAGCGGCATATCGTTTAGTATCTGAACTTAAAGATACTGTGTCGTTGCCAATTCACCTTCATACGCATGATACAAGTGGTAACGGAATTTATATGTACTCGAAAGCGATTGAAGCAGGTGTGGATATCGTTGATACGGCTCTTGGGTCAATGGCAGGTCTTACATCACAACCAAGTGCAAGTTCCCTGCATTACGCTATGAGCGGTGGCAAACGTGAAATTCGATCAGATGTGAAAAATCTTGAAAAAATGTCTCATTATTGGGAAGACGTTCGTAAATACTATGTAGATTTTGAAAGTGGCATGAATAGCCCACATTCAGAAATCTACGTTCACGAAATGCCAGGTGGTCAATACAGCAATCTTCAGCAACAAGCTAAAGCTGTTGGGCTTGGGTTGCGTTGGGAAGAAGTAAAAGCGATGTATTCACGCGTCAACTTATTATTTGGAGATGTCGTGAAAGTAACACCTTCTTCTAAAGTTGTAGGGGATATGGCATTATTTATGGTTCAAAATGAGTTAGATGAAAAAACAGTAATCACACGCGGGAAAACAATCGACTTTCCCGAATCAGTTATTGAATTTTTTGAAGGGTATATTGGTCAACCGCATGGCGGATTTCCAGAAGAACTGCAGAAAGTCATTCTAAAAGAGCGAGAGCCAATTACGGTTCGTCCTGGTGAACTGCTAGAACCTGCAGATTTTGATGCCATTAAGAGAACTTTGTATGATAAATTAGAACGTCCAGTAACAAGTCATGAAGTTTTGGCTTATGCACTTTATCCAAAAGTCTTTGATGAATACACAGCAACGAATATTCAGTTTGGCAATGTTTCTGTCTTGGATACACTGACGTTCCTATATGGAATGAGATTAGGCGAAGAAATTGAAGTAGAAATTGAAAAAGGTAAGACGCTTATGGTGAAAATGGTATCAATTGGTGAACCACAAAAAGACGGTACACGCATCATTTACTTTGAATTGAACGGACAACCGCGTGAAGTGAGTATTCAGGATATGATGGTGGAAACCGATAATACGGCTAAACCAAAAGCAGATCCAACAAATGAAAACCATATTGCTGCGACAATGCCTGGAACAGTATTAAAAGTACTTGCAGAAACAGGCGCTAAAGTAAAACGCGGTGACCATTTACTCGTGACAGAAGCGATGAAAATGGAAACGACTGTTCAAGCTCCTTTTGCTGGAACGATTCAAGCAATCCATGTAGTTGCTAATGACGGTATTTCTACAGGAGATCTGCTAATTGAAATGGAAAGAAAATAA
- a CDS encoding FtsW/RodA/SpoVE family cell cycle protein, which produces MKSYIKKYAKYVDYPLFFTYLALTIFGLIMIYSSSMAWSVNYYNSEPDRFYIQQLLNLAIAFPVFALASVFPYKHFKKRWMMILILFVVFTGLIAVHFIGFAAGGAQSWISIGFGNIQPSEVAKVGIIFYLSGVFANKYQNGMINKLNESIFPPVIILTLVLFSIFLEPDLGSMLIIAAVGLCVMSVSGVRLKPFIRLATVFIAAASVIIVPFMIFAGDSIFTEKRLGRLDAFFNPFSDELGFGFQIVNGYLAIGSGGLSGLGLGQSIQKLGYLPEPHTDFIMSVIAEELGVLGVVFVLGGLGFIVLRGLWIAMTTYDPLARMLAAGVASMIGIQSFVNLGGLTGIIPLTGVTLPFISYGGTSVILLSLAMGVLMNVSMFNKYEKTKK; this is translated from the coding sequence ATGAAATCATACATCAAGAAATACGCAAAGTACGTAGATTATCCTTTGTTTTTTACATATTTAGCATTGACAATCTTTGGATTAATTATGATTTACAGTTCTAGCATGGCTTGGTCGGTCAATTATTATAACTCAGAACCTGACCGATTCTACATACAGCAATTACTAAATTTAGCGATCGCGTTTCCGGTTTTCGCACTTGCGTCGGTATTTCCATATAAGCATTTCAAAAAACGTTGGATGATGATATTGATATTGTTTGTTGTCTTTACAGGGTTAATTGCTGTTCATTTTATTGGATTTGCTGCGGGTGGTGCTCAAAGTTGGATTAGCATTGGATTTGGTAATATTCAACCTTCCGAAGTAGCAAAGGTGGGAATCATCTTTTATTTATCAGGTGTCTTTGCTAATAAGTATCAAAATGGCATGATTAATAAATTAAACGAGTCAATTTTTCCTCCGGTTATTATTTTGACATTGGTGTTGTTCTCAATTTTCCTTGAACCTGATCTAGGATCAATGCTGATTATTGCTGCTGTTGGTTTGTGTGTCATGTCAGTAAGTGGTGTCCGATTAAAACCGTTTATCCGTCTCGCAACCGTCTTTATCGCAGCGGCATCTGTTATTATTGTCCCGTTTATGATTTTTGCTGGTGATTCGATTTTTACTGAAAAACGTTTAGGGCGACTAGATGCTTTCTTTAATCCATTTTCAGATGAATTGGGCTTTGGTTTTCAAATTGTTAATGGCTATTTAGCGATTGGATCAGGTGGATTGAGCGGGTTAGGGCTTGGACAATCGATTCAAAAATTAGGCTATTTACCAGAACCTCATACTGATTTTATTATGTCGGTTATTGCTGAAGAGTTAGGTGTATTAGGTGTTGTGTTTGTATTAGGCGGTTTAGGATTTATTGTTTTACGCGGATTATGGATTGCTATGACCACGTATGATCCTTTGGCTAGAATGCTTGCAGCAGGTGTAGCGAGCATGATTGGTATCCAGTCTTTTGTTAATTTAGGTGGCCTCACAGGTATTATTCCGTTAACAGGAGTGACGCTTCCATTTATAAGCTATGGCGGAACCTCTGTAATTTTGTTATCTTTAGCTATGGGAGTATTGATGAATGTTTCCATGTTTAACAAATATGAAAAAACGAAAAAGTAA
- a CDS encoding YlaN family protein codes for MEHTEEQTYHLKALELLKADAEKIEQLIKVQMDNLTLPSCPLYEEVLDTQMFGLSREIDFAVKLGLIEREAGKNLMDTLEKKLSILHEAYTNK; via the coding sequence ATGGAACATACAGAAGAACAAACATACCATCTGAAAGCTTTGGAACTCCTCAAAGCGGATGCAGAAAAAATTGAACAACTAATCAAAGTGCAAATGGATAATTTAACATTGCCATCTTGTCCTTTATACGAAGAGGTGCTTGACACTCAAATGTTCGGCCTATCGCGTGAAATCGATTTTGCGGTTAAGCTGGGGCTCATTGAACGTGAGGCTGGAAAAAATTTAATGGATACGCTAGAAAAGAAACTTTCCATTCTTCACGAAGCGTATACAAATAAATGA
- a CDS encoding YlaI family protein translates to MRVKCVICDTIEELVDDTLQAKRLRNRPIHTHMCNECHDRITERTKERIATGSFHFYRSSRSIEEDF, encoded by the coding sequence ATGCGTGTAAAATGCGTAATCTGCGATACGATTGAAGAGTTAGTTGATGATACACTCCAGGCTAAGCGCCTGCGCAATAGACCTATCCACACCCATATGTGCAATGAATGCCATGATCGAATCACAGAACGCACAAAAGAACGCATAGCAACCGGCTCTTTTCATTTTTACCGAAGCTCCCGTAGCATTGAGGAGGACTTCTGA